The genomic interval GGGCAGTGCGGATGACGCGGGGGTCGAGGTTGATGGTGGTGCGCATGTCGTTGTGGGTGGCAGATGAGGCGTCGTAGCGCATGACAAAGTAGTGGCCCGCCTTGTGCTTCATCTGGGCCTTTGCGACGGGGCGCGGGAGGGTGAAGACGCCCCAGTTGGAGATGCCGCGGATGACGCCGCCGTTGCGGAGGACGATTTGACCGGCGGTGAGGGCGATTCTGTAGAGAGTAATTGGTTAGATGAGGCTTGGACTTGAGGTCTTGTATGATGGAGAGGGTTTGCGATGGTAGATGGCGGGAGGTATTGAGGTCCTGGGATCGAAGGGGGTTATGGGTAGAGATGGAGGGATCGCGTACTCTTT from Colletotrichum lupini chromosome 2, complete sequence carries:
- a CDS encoding 30S ribosomal protein S6, translating into MLYELIGIVRPGSLAEVKEIALTAGQIVLRNGGVIRGISNWGVFTLPRPVAKAQMKHKAGHYFVMRYDASSATHNDMRTTINLDPRVIRTAHVKLGDGKLETMARFGDVKWDQ